A region from the Pseudonocardia petroleophila genome encodes:
- the glnA gene encoding type I glutamate--ammonia ligase, with protein MDRQQEFVLRTLEERDIRFVRLWFTDVLGYLKSVAVAPAELEGAFAEGIGFDGSAIEGFARVYESDMVARPDPSTFQVLPWETASGEHYSARMFCDIAMPDGSPSWADPRHVLRRALSKAAEAGFTCYVHPEIEFYLLRELTADGTPPVPADSGGYFDQASHDVAPHFRRNAVETLESMGISVEFSHHEGGPGQQEIDLRYADALTMADNIMTFRYVVKEVAITQGVRASFMPKPFSQHPGSAMHTHFSLFEGDRNAFHDPNDPYELSETGKAFVAGVLRHAREISAVTNQWVNSYKRLITGGEAPTAVSWGHANRSALARVPMYSPGKSSTRRVEIRTLDTACNPYLAFAVILGAGLQGVAKGYELGPATEDDVWSLTDTERRALGYEPLPQNLTEALHAMEGSELVAEILGEHVFDFFLRNKRAEWDAYRRNVTPYELATYLPVL; from the coding sequence ATGGATCGCCAGCAGGAGTTCGTGCTCCGCACGCTCGAGGAACGCGACATCCGCTTCGTGCGGCTCTGGTTCACCGACGTGCTCGGTTACCTCAAGTCGGTGGCCGTCGCGCCCGCCGAGCTGGAGGGGGCCTTCGCCGAGGGCATCGGGTTCGACGGATCGGCGATCGAGGGCTTCGCCCGCGTCTACGAGTCCGACATGGTCGCCCGCCCCGACCCGTCGACGTTCCAGGTGCTGCCGTGGGAGACCGCGTCCGGCGAGCACTACTCCGCCCGCATGTTCTGCGACATCGCCATGCCCGACGGCTCGCCGTCCTGGGCCGACCCCCGCCACGTCCTGCGCCGCGCGCTGAGCAAGGCCGCCGAGGCCGGGTTCACCTGCTACGTCCACCCCGAGATCGAGTTCTACCTGCTCCGCGAGCTCACCGCCGACGGCACCCCGCCGGTGCCCGCCGACTCCGGCGGCTACTTCGACCAGGCCAGCCACGACGTCGCCCCGCACTTCCGGCGCAACGCGGTGGAGACCCTGGAGTCGATGGGGATCTCGGTGGAGTTCAGCCACCACGAGGGCGGGCCGGGCCAGCAGGAGATCGACCTGCGCTACGCCGACGCCCTGACCATGGCCGACAACATCATGACCTTCCGGTACGTGGTGAAGGAGGTGGCGATCACCCAGGGCGTGCGCGCGTCGTTCATGCCCAAGCCGTTCTCCCAGCACCCCGGCTCGGCGATGCACACGCACTTCTCGCTGTTCGAGGGCGACCGCAACGCCTTCCACGACCCGAACGACCCCTACGAGCTGTCCGAGACGGGCAAGGCGTTCGTGGCGGGCGTGCTGCGCCACGCGCGGGAGATCAGCGCCGTCACCAACCAGTGGGTCAACTCCTACAAGCGCCTGATCACCGGCGGCGAGGCCCCGACGGCGGTGTCCTGGGGACACGCCAACCGCTCCGCGCTCGCGCGCGTGCCGATGTACTCGCCGGGCAAGTCCTCGACGCGCCGGGTGGAGATCCGCACGCTCGACACCGCGTGCAACCCCTACCTGGCGTTCGCGGTGATCCTCGGCGCCGGCCTGCAGGGCGTCGCGAAGGGCTACGAGCTGGGCCCGGCCACCGAGGACGACGTGTGGTCGCTCACCGACACCGAGCGCCGCGCACTGGGCTACGAGCCGCTGCCGCAGAACCTCACCGAGGCGCTGCACGCGATGGAGGGCTCGGAGCTGGTGGCCGAGATCCTCGGCGAGCACGTGTTCGACTTCTTCCTGCGCAACAAGCGCGCCGAGTGG
- a CDS encoding alpha/beta hydrolase — protein sequence MDVRRVAAPAAALALALVAGCTTTVAGTGTAAGSPAPAGLESFYGQEPSWGPCAPFAVTADDRDSYADPALDCATVTVPLDYARPDGDTAEIAMLRKRATGDRIGSLLLNPGGPGASGMSFGPSIAAGIAGTPLAERFDLIGFDPRGVGASEPAIDCETDTERDEERADIDADGSPAGVALVEADSQEFVDRCVERVGLDVLANVGTREVVRDLDILRDALGDRQLTFLGYSYGTFIGAKYAEAFPANVRALVLDGAVDPAQDPVESSVDQAAGFQLAFDAFAADCATRPDCALGTDPAAAVDAFRALVLPLYDTPAAVGDGRQLGYADAMTGVVQALYSDQLWEVLRLGLTELTAGSGRVLALLADSYEGRAEDGTYDNDLEAFPVIACVDDRRITDPAVYLEIDTRYREVAPFRDDGRGPSAARPPCAFWPVPPTTEPALPVVDGLPPVLVISVTGDPATPYEAGVRLADQLGAALLSVEGNQHTVALTGVPCVDDAVTRYLVDLEIPADGASCTI from the coding sequence ATGGACGTCCGACGTGTCGCCGCCCCCGCCGCCGCGCTCGCGCTGGCGCTGGTGGCCGGGTGCACCACCACGGTCGCGGGCACCGGTACCGCCGCGGGGTCACCCGCGCCGGCCGGCCTGGAGTCGTTCTACGGCCAGGAGCCGAGCTGGGGGCCGTGCGCGCCGTTCGCGGTGACCGCCGACGACCGCGACTCCTACGCCGACCCCGCCCTGGACTGCGCCACTGTCACGGTGCCGCTGGACTACGCGCGGCCCGACGGCGACACCGCCGAGATCGCGATGCTGCGCAAGCGCGCCACCGGGGACCGGATCGGGTCGCTGCTGCTCAACCCGGGCGGGCCCGGCGCGTCCGGGATGAGCTTCGGGCCGTCGATCGCCGCCGGGATCGCGGGCACGCCGCTCGCCGAGCGGTTCGACCTCATCGGCTTCGACCCGCGTGGGGTCGGGGCCAGCGAGCCCGCGATCGACTGCGAGACCGACACCGAGCGCGACGAGGAGCGCGCCGACATCGACGCCGACGGCTCGCCCGCCGGCGTCGCGCTGGTGGAGGCCGACTCGCAGGAGTTCGTCGACCGCTGCGTCGAGCGCGTCGGGCTCGACGTGCTGGCCAACGTCGGCACCCGCGAGGTCGTCCGCGACCTCGACATCCTGCGCGACGCCCTCGGCGACCGGCAGCTGACCTTCCTCGGCTACTCCTACGGCACGTTCATCGGGGCGAAGTACGCCGAGGCGTTCCCGGCGAACGTGCGGGCGCTCGTCCTCGACGGGGCGGTCGACCCCGCGCAGGACCCGGTGGAGAGCTCGGTGGACCAGGCGGCCGGGTTCCAGCTGGCCTTCGACGCGTTCGCGGCCGACTGCGCCACCCGGCCGGACTGCGCGCTCGGGACGGACCCCGCGGCCGCCGTCGACGCGTTCCGGGCGCTGGTCCTGCCGCTCTACGACACCCCGGCGGCCGTCGGCGACGGGCGGCAGCTCGGCTACGCCGACGCCATGACCGGCGTCGTCCAGGCCCTCTACAGCGACCAGCTCTGGGAGGTCCTGCGGCTCGGGCTCACCGAGCTGACGGCCGGCAGCGGCCGCGTCCTCGCGCTGCTCGCCGACAGCTACGAGGGCCGCGCCGAGGACGGCACCTACGACAACGACCTCGAGGCGTTCCCGGTGATCGCCTGCGTCGACGACCGGCGCATCACCGACCCCGCGGTGTACCTGGAGATCGACACCCGGTACCGCGAGGTCGCCCCGTTCCGCGACGACGGCCGCGGCCCGAGCGCGGCCCGCCCGCCGTGCGCGTTCTGGCCGGTGCCGCCGACCACCGAGCCCGCGCTGCCCGTCGTCGACGGGCTCCCGCCGGTGCTGGTGATCTCGGTGACCGGCGACCCGGCCACGCCGTACGAGGCCGGGGTGCGCCTCGCCGACCAGCTCGGCGCCGCGCTGCTGTCGGTCGAGGGCAACCAGCACACCGTCGCGCTGACCGGCGTGCCGTGCGTCGACGACGCCGTCACGCGGTACCTCGTGGATCTGGAGATCCCGGCCGACGGGGCCTCCTGCACGATCTGA
- the panB gene encoding 3-methyl-2-oxobutanoate hydroxymethyltransferase, translating to MSRSPSSPPDNPGTPTGLEGGRTTMSDNAEVQAPYRAPAAPKRTRVHHLREMKDRGERWPMLTAYDVYSAEIFDEAGIPVLLVGDSAGNNVYGYDNTIPVTVDELMPLVKAVVRGAKSALVVADLPFGSYQVSPEQALTTAFRFMKEGGAHAVKLEGGARYAPQVEALTGAGIPVMAHLGFTPQSEHALGGFRIQGRGDHGERLIEDALAMQAAGAFGVVLEMVPADVAKRVTGELAIPTIGIGAGPDCDAQVLVWSDMAGMNRGRKPRFVRQYADVGSILVDAARRFGDEVRGGEYPDAEHSYS from the coding sequence CTGTCACGCTCTCCCTCGTCACCACCTGACAACCCGGGGACCCCGACGGGCCTCGAGGGAGGACGGACAACGATGTCTGACAACGCCGAGGTGCAGGCGCCCTACCGCGCCCCCGCCGCCCCCAAGCGCACCCGCGTGCACCACCTGCGGGAGATGAAGGACCGCGGCGAGCGCTGGCCGATGCTCACCGCCTACGACGTCTACTCCGCGGAGATCTTCGACGAGGCCGGCATCCCGGTCCTGCTCGTCGGCGACTCCGCCGGCAACAACGTCTACGGCTACGACAACACCATCCCCGTGACCGTCGACGAGCTGATGCCGCTGGTCAAGGCCGTCGTCCGCGGGGCGAAGAGCGCGCTCGTCGTCGCCGACCTGCCCTTCGGCAGCTACCAGGTCAGCCCCGAACAGGCGCTGACCACCGCCTTCCGGTTCATGAAGGAGGGCGGCGCGCACGCCGTCAAGCTCGAGGGCGGGGCCCGCTACGCCCCGCAGGTCGAGGCGCTGACCGGGGCCGGGATCCCGGTGATGGCCCACCTCGGGTTCACGCCGCAGAGCGAGCACGCCCTCGGCGGGTTCCGCATCCAGGGCCGCGGCGACCACGGCGAGCGGCTCATCGAGGACGCGCTGGCCATGCAGGCCGCCGGGGCGTTCGGGGTCGTGCTGGAGATGGTGCCCGCCGACGTCGCGAAGCGCGTCACCGGCGAGCTCGCCATCCCCACGATCGGCATCGGCGCGGGCCCCGACTGCGACGCGCAGGTGCTCGTCTGGTCGGACATGGCCGGCATGAACCGCGGCCGCAAGCCGCGCTTCGTGCGGCAGTACGCCGACGTCGGCTCGATCCTGGTCGACGCGGCGCGGCGGTTCGGCGACGAGGTGCGCGGCGGGGAGTACCCCGACGCGGAGCACTCGTACTCCTGA
- a CDS encoding LapA family protein has translation MSEDPTRATRSGGPSYGSVGPHDPHADPATNPGMRPVGPATDPEGRTVAVPSDPDTAPVPTTPPRPDPVIGHTRSGGLWTGLILSAIVGIFLLVFILQNNVPVEINFLGFTGSLPTGVALLLAAIAGLLLVAIPGGLRILQLRRAAKRASR, from the coding sequence ATGAGCGAGGACCCGACCCGGGCGACGCGATCTGGGGGGCCCAGCTACGGCAGTGTCGGTCCGCACGACCCGCACGCCGACCCGGCCACCAACCCGGGCATGCGCCCGGTCGGCCCGGCCACGGACCCCGAGGGGCGGACCGTCGCGGTCCCCTCGGACCCGGACACGGCCCCCGTCCCCACGACGCCCCCGCGTCCCGACCCCGTCATCGGGCACACCCGCAGCGGCGGGCTGTGGACCGGGCTGATCCTCTCGGCGATCGTCGGCATCTTCCTGCTGGTGTTCATCCTGCAGAACAACGTGCCGGTGGAGATCAACTTCCTGGGCTTCACCGGGTCGCTGCCGACCGGGGTGGCCCTGCTGCTGGCCGCGATCGCGGGGCTGCTGCTCGTCGCGATCCCCGGTGGGCTGCGGATCCTGCAGCTGCGCCGCGCGGCCAAGCGCGCGTCGCGGTAG
- a CDS encoding SCO6745 family protein, protein MDYAAALDTFFTAPPDTTGPAGGPSPTPARALRDALEPVAMHAVWSAPVNRALAERGHDFLTGYVTGRAAPLGEVPSSVVAATFAVFEPGLVDALWTAGRALVPLPELIALRDAATAASLRAVLGDAAEPEAARVAGILEDAVAGLDGTGRVLFAALRAQPRLDDAFGRLWRAADLVREHRGDGHVAASVAAGLDPVRMGVLMEVWLGYPVGEYSGTRAWPEETAAAAVARLEADGLLADGALTERGRAVRDGIEDATDTSQYALVAALGDDLGPVTAALAGWSEQCVAAGAFPPDPRKRAAG, encoded by the coding sequence ATGGACTACGCCGCCGCGCTGGACACCTTCTTCACCGCCCCGCCGGACACCACCGGCCCGGCCGGCGGACCGTCCCCGACCCCCGCACGCGCCCTGCGCGACGCCCTCGAACCGGTCGCGATGCACGCCGTCTGGTCCGCCCCGGTCAACCGGGCGCTCGCCGAGCGCGGCCACGACTTCCTCACCGGCTACGTGACCGGCCGCGCCGCGCCGCTGGGCGAGGTGCCGTCGTCGGTCGTGGCGGCCACGTTCGCGGTGTTCGAACCCGGCCTCGTCGACGCGCTGTGGACCGCGGGCCGCGCGCTGGTCCCGCTGCCCGAGCTCATCGCGCTGCGCGACGCCGCCACCGCCGCGAGCCTGCGCGCCGTGCTCGGCGACGCCGCGGAGCCCGAGGCGGCACGGGTCGCCGGGATCCTGGAGGACGCCGTCGCGGGACTCGACGGCACCGGCCGCGTCCTGTTCGCCGCGCTGCGCGCCCAGCCCCGCCTCGACGACGCCTTCGGCCGCCTGTGGCGCGCCGCCGACCTCGTGCGCGAGCACCGCGGTGACGGCCACGTCGCCGCGTCCGTCGCCGCCGGGCTCGACCCGGTGCGGATGGGGGTGCTCATGGAGGTCTGGCTGGGCTACCCGGTCGGCGAGTACTCCGGCACCCGGGCCTGGCCCGAGGAGACCGCCGCGGCCGCCGTCGCGCGGCTGGAGGCCGACGGCCTGCTCGCCGACGGCGCACTCACCGAGCGGGGCCGCGCCGTCCGCGACGGGATCGAGGACGCCACCGACACCTCCCAGTACGCGCTGGTCGCGGCGCTGGGCGACGACCTCGGCCCGGTCACCGCGGCGCTCGCGGGCTGGTCGGAGCAGTGCGTGGCGGCGGGCGCGTTCCCGCCGGACCCGCGCAAGCGCGCGGCGGGCTGA
- a CDS encoding GNAT family N-acetyltransferase translates to MSNDVFAATVHRAWAADLDPRTFYELLRLRVDVFVVEQHCAYPELDGRDLEDRARHYWLGGEGRPEPILGTLRLLKEPTGEHRIGRLCTAASARGHGLGRRLMEAVLGEIGDRPCVLDAQSHLADFYRRLGFEAVGEPFDWDGVAHQSMRRGAR, encoded by the coding sequence ATGAGCAACGACGTGTTCGCGGCCACGGTGCACCGGGCCTGGGCGGCCGACCTGGACCCGCGCACGTTCTACGAGCTGCTGCGGCTGCGCGTGGACGTGTTCGTCGTCGAGCAGCACTGCGCCTACCCCGAGCTCGACGGCCGGGACCTCGAGGACCGCGCCCGGCACTACTGGCTCGGCGGCGAGGGCCGCCCCGAGCCGATCCTGGGCACGCTGCGGCTGCTCAAGGAGCCCACCGGCGAGCACCGGATCGGGCGGCTGTGCACCGCCGCCTCGGCGCGCGGGCACGGTCTGGGCCGGCGGCTGATGGAGGCCGTGCTCGGCGAGATCGGCGACCGCCCCTGCGTCCTCGACGCGCAGTCGCACCTCGCCGACTTCTACCGCAGGCTCGGGTTCGAGGCCGTCGGCGAGCCCTTCGACTGGGACGGCGTCGCGCACCAGTCGATGCGCCGCGGCGCCCGCTAG
- a CDS encoding alpha/beta fold hydrolase, with the protein MIAVDDIGPVPLLLVHGHPFDRSMWRPQLARFGPRRRVLAPDLRGYGATGGATPSWRALAEDLVALLDGRAVPRAVVVGLSMGGQVAMELHRIAPRRVAGLLLAATTPAAEPDRAVRLAAAERLEREGTGPYTDEVLDRMVVPGSPAAAHVEAMMRAADPHGAAAAQRGRADRPAYPLHDVAVPAAVVVGTRDGFTSVEEARRTADALPDAELTVVDGVAHLPNLEAPDAFDAALQRLLDRVERPVSGTDGA; encoded by the coding sequence GTGATCGCCGTCGACGACATCGGGCCCGTACCGCTGCTGCTGGTGCACGGGCATCCCTTCGACCGCTCGATGTGGCGGCCCCAGCTCGCGCGCTTCGGCCCGCGGCGCCGCGTGCTCGCCCCCGACCTGCGCGGCTACGGCGCCACCGGCGGCGCGACGCCGTCGTGGCGGGCACTGGCCGAGGACCTCGTGGCGCTGCTCGACGGCCGAGCGGTGCCGCGCGCGGTGGTCGTCGGCCTGTCGATGGGCGGGCAGGTGGCGATGGAGCTGCACCGGATCGCCCCGCGGCGCGTGGCCGGGCTGCTCCTGGCGGCGACGACCCCGGCGGCCGAGCCCGACCGCGCGGTGCGCCTCGCCGCGGCCGAGCGGCTCGAGCGCGAGGGGACGGGGCCCTACACGGACGAGGTGCTGGACCGGATGGTCGTCCCCGGCTCGCCCGCGGCCGCGCACGTCGAGGCGATGATGCGGGCCGCGGACCCGCACGGTGCGGCCGCCGCTCAGCGCGGCCGCGCCGACCGGCCCGCCTACCCGCTGCACGACGTGGCGGTGCCCGCGGCCGTCGTGGTCGGGACGCGCGACGGCTTCACCTCCGTCGAGGAGGCCCGCCGGACGGCCGACGCGCTGCCCGACGCCGAGCTCACCGTCGTCGACGGGGTGGCGCACCTGCCCAACCTGGAGGCCCCCGACGCGTTCGACGCGGCACTGCAGCGGCTCCTCGACCGGGTGGAGCGGCCGGTGTCTGGTACTGATGGCGCATGA